ctgagcaccctgtgccagtgcttcagcaccctcacagggaagaacttccttatatctaacctgaacttcccctgttccagtctgaacccatcaccccttgtcccattgctccagtccctgatgaaggtccctctccagcatccttgtagcccccttcagacactgaaagctgctctgaggcctccatgcagcttctctgctccaggctgaactttCTTAGCTTAACATTCATGCAAGCTGGCTTCATCCTCACAGGGTCTCATGTCCTAGCTTTTCTGGGTGATGCTAACATGAGGGACTTTAGTTTGGAAAACTGCAGGATCTCATGAACATCCCTGGTGTAGGTGGGTTTGCCAAAAGGCTGGCTGCTCCTCTCTTCATTTGGGAGCAGGTTGTGTCACTAGATACCTGCTGTCAGTGAAGAGGGTTGCTGCATCTTCTGCTTGACTGGGTAGCTGAAAATACCTGTGTTTTCTCTCCAGAGTTCATTCAGTTAGCAAAGAACTTTGAAGAGTATAGGAGAAAATGGCAGGAAACAGAGCATGAGCTTGTCAGGTACAAAGACCTCCTCATGAAAACTGAAGCCGAACGTAGTGCTTTGGATGTGAAGCTGAAACACGCTCGCAACCAAGTGGATGTGGAGATCAAACGGAGGCAAAAAGCTGAAATGGACTGTGAAAAGCTGGTGAGTAATTCCTTTATTACCAGTTACCTTTCCAGAGTGTTGGAGACAAGGTGATGGAACTACATTGATCTATGAAAAATAAGGGCTGGCACTCAGGATTACTGGTTTTATGCCTCCCTGGGAAAAAGGTTGTCTTCTGCTTTGGTCTGGAAAAAGGTGACCCGCTGCTGTTACCTGTTGGAGCAGGGGCTTTGCAGCCAGTAGCAGTCTATTGACACAAGTTCTGAGGGGGTATGTGTGGCATCTCAAACACTTCAGATGGGTTCGTACAGTAATTAAACACAGTTCATCCTGTGGCAGTTTCTGATACGATCTACTTTTACAGGAGCGGCAAATACAACTGATTCGAGAGCTGCTCATGTGTGATGCATCTGGGAGTATTCAGCTCAGTGAAGAGCAGAAGTCTGCCCTCGCCTTTCTTAACAAACAACAGGTTTCTACTGGGGGTTCAGGCAACAAAAGGTAGGCAGAAGAGCATTTTGTCTGAGCAAGTATCAAATGCTGAATATCCAGGCAGCTGTGTACCTCCGTGACACATACTGCACCCTATCAGTAGGGTTTTACTTCTGTTCCAGTTTGATACAGCTCCTCTGACTCAGTAGCATTGTTCTGGAACCAGGGCTGACTGAAAGCCAAACTGATACAAGTTCctactaattttcttttttttattattattattatttttaggcTGTCTACAATAGATGAATCTGGCTCATTTCTGTCAGATATCAGCTTTGACAAGACTGATGAGTCACTGGTAATGTAACTCCAAGTTCTAAAGTCTTCCTCCACTGTAAAACCTCAGGGGGGGTGGGTTAATCTCTGGAGACCCCTTGTGCTTAAATGACTGTGGTGTTAAACTGGTAGAGCTGGTTTGCATTGCTCTGATGTGCTATTGGCTAAAACTTAATGAAGCCTTGGCCAGAGGCTGTAGGGTATTTACACTGAGCTAACCAGTGCTGTGTATTTCCCACAGGACTGGGATTCCTCTGTGGTGAAAGCTGTCAgactgaaaaggagagagaagcgGGTACGTTcaattcttttccttcaaataGATTCCATTGTTAGCCTTAGCTGACACAATGGCACCATCTGTCATCTCACAGCCACCTATAATGATGTCTGAGCTACTAATCACAGTTAAACTTCAGATGGATGTGCAGCTACTATAATTCAGAACTGTGCTGTGGATTTAGGTTGAAAGTTAATTGTGATGTTTGTCTACTGAAAACAACTGGAGTTCTGCATATCTGTTCTGTTATGGCCTAGGGTTTGTAAGAAAGCAGTGAAAGACTATATTAACAGCTTCCAGATTAGGGGGAAATCACATAGAAAGTTAGTAGTTTTTCTATTTTGTAAAGGAGCTTGTGCTTGTTCTGGTCTGCTATTAGTATGCAGTAGGCACAGGTGGGAAAAGTCAGCCTGAAATCATCACTAGCAGGGTTGGCAAGAGTCTGGGACTTGCTTAGTTgccctttttttgtgtgtatggtttggggtttggttttcttctcctttttctcttttctgaattGGATTACGAATCTGGGTAGGAGAATTGTTAGAGCAATATATTGAGGCCTCCTCATAATACTTCATGGCAACCTTGAAGTTGCCATGAAGAACAGGTACTGTGGAAGAACTTCACACTTCTGTGGCATGTCCAGATGGTTGCTTAGTCTTTCTAATTATACTCTGCTAATATAACACTCTGTTAAGAACAGAACTGCTTCATAGTCAAAAGCATACTGTATTGTTTCAGCGGTCTTCCAGGCAGTTCATTGAAGGCCCACCATGTCCTCAGAAGAAAACCAGATCAATTGGCTCCACGGTGGACAAGGTATGCTGGTCCCTGTTGGGTTTGTGTGCAATTCCACTATATATGCTGCAATACCTGTTTCTAGGGCCAACAAACTAGGACATCCCATGTCCTGTCAGTATTGTATCACTAACagcttatttttcattacagGGAAATGAATCCATAGTAGCAAAGACAACTCTCATGGTCCCCAATGATGGTGGCCCAATTGAAGCTATTTCTACTATCCAGACTGTGCCTTATAATGTGAAAACTCGGAGGAAGAGTGGTAGGTGTCATGTCTCCATTTGTCCAAAGTCCTGAAGCAACTACTTAGTAGGCCTCGTAGAACCTAGGTAGCTGCTTCTGGTTTATGGTGCACacttgcttttaaagcaaaggGGTATAGGGTGCCAACACTCTTTTGTCTTTCAGGTCCTCTGCAGCCTTGGAGCAGTGAGTCAAGCATAGGCAGTAAGCAGCTGGAATCCAAACCAGAGACCGATGGCTCTGGCACCCCGCAGAACAATGGGGGAGTGAGGCTGCATGACTTTGTTTCAAAGACGGTAGGTCTACAGGCAGGAAGAACTTGAAAAAGCATCTTCTTCTACTTTGAAATGGGTGCGATATCAAGTTCTTGGTAAGAGGCTACCCAAGTCAATATTGACTGTACCAGTTACCTGCATTGCATTAAGGAATATGTTATCCTATATGGTTATGCAGTCTAAGTCGGAGAtccatagaattgtagaatggtttgtattggaagggagcttaaagctcatccagttccaaccccctgccatgggcatggaaaccttccactagagcaggttgctccaagccccatccagcctggctctgaacactgccaggggtagggcagccacagcttccatgggcaccctgtgccagcacctcagcacccttacagggaagagcttcttcctcatctccaacctgaacttcccctgtttcagtttgaatccctcatcccttgtcctatcaatacATTCACTGACAGAGTCCCTTTTCAGCATCCTTGttcagatgctggaagctgctctggggtctccatgcagcttctccaggctgaacagcctgaacttccttagcctgtcttcacatgggAAAGTCCTGCTGAGTGACTGCACTAATCTCTTCCCATCTGTATGTTCTGAATCATTAGGTTATCAAGCCAGAATCATGTGTTCCATGTGGAAAGAGAGTGAAATTTGGAAAAATCTCTCTGAAGTGTAGAGACTGCCGTGTGGTCGCTCACCCGGAGTGTCGGGACCGCTGTCCTCTTCCCTGCATCCCCACCTTGACCGGCACTCCTGTTAGAATTGGAGAGGTGAGTCTGCTGGGTGAGCTGCCCACACAAACTGGCTTCTATTCGGTTAGAGGAATGTGCTCAGGCTCTAACAAATCTGCTGTCTACAGAAGAGCTCCTGTTGCTTAGAGGTGCATGATCTACATTAGCAAGATCATTTGTGTTGGGGGAAGGATAGTGCTTCCAACTGATAGGGATGCTGTGTTAGGAGGGTGTGGAGTTGGGAGTATGGCAGCTCTGGGTAGGCAATCCTACAGCATTGTGCTGATGGATGTACTTTAGATCTCGCTATGAATCCCTGAGAAAGTATTTTCCATGTCTGAAGACTGAGTAttccttcatttttccttttgcctttcagGGGACCTTGATGGACTTTGTCCCTTCTACTCCTCCAATGATCCCTTCCATCATAGTGCACTGTGTTAATGAGATCGAGCAGCGAGGGCTGCATgaggtaaaaagaaaatgatgtgTGAAGCAGTGCTAATGAAATGGGTTGTGGTGTTAGGGAGGCGAATGAACCCGAGTATCTCTTATTCATGGTGTGCATAGTGCTGGTCAGTGGGTGACTGTGGGTGAGCAACAGTGGCTGTGCAGAATGCTCAGGTGTGGAGAGCAAGTGGGAGCAGAAGGATGTCAGTTTTATATGTGCACTTGATACTTTGCCTCTAAGCAATGCTTTCTGTTATAGACAGGCCTTTACCGGGTATCTGGCTGTGACAAGACAGTGAGGGAACTGAAAGAGAAGTTTCTTAGAGCAAAAAATGTTCCTTTGCTCAGCAAAGTGGATGACATCCATGCTATCTGTGGCCTTCTCAAGGACTTTCTGCGCAGCCTGAAAGAACCCCTTCTCACGTTCCGGTTAAACAAGACTTTTATGGAAGCTGCAGGTGAGGAAACTGCTAAATGACCTCGCCAAATCTTTCCCTGGGCTTGACGGTCACAGGTTTAGCTGTTGTGTCTGCTGGGAGACCCCAGGGCATGAGGAGCCCTCATGCTTGCAGATGTGTTGATGATGTGCAATATGCTTGAGAGAGATCTCTTCTGCTTACtctggaagaggaaggaaacaagTTCTACTACTTGGGCAGGATACCAGATTACTGCAGTGGCAGTAAATGTGAAGTTTCTGGCTTCCTTGTTTCTCAGGCTAGCTACTGCTGTGAGGGGAATATTGCAGCTGTGCCTCTGGGACCACCTTCTGAGGTCTAAACATTTTGGGTTATTTTCCCCTAGAAATCTCAGATGAGGACAACAGCATTGCTGCTATGTACCAAGCAGTTGGTGAGCTTCCTCAGGCCAATAGGGACACGCTGGCTTTCCTCATGATCCACCTGCAGAGGTATGTCCAAATGGACTGGTAGTTCTGAAAGGGGGATGTTGCCACTGGTGCCTTCTTGTAATTGGCTTTTATTATTGCTTGTGAGTATAAAGTCTTCGtcctggaaaaaaatgcttattcAGAGGCTGCAGTGGGTGTGGGTTGGGGGGAAGTGAAGGGGAGAAGCTACATCCTCttattgtttttaatatagGGTGGCTCAGAGCCCAGAGACTAAAATGGACATCGCCAACTTGGCCAAAGTCTTTGGCCCCACAATAGTTGCCCACGCTGTACCTGATCCTGACCCTTTGATGCTCCTGCAGGACACCAAGCGACAGCCTAAGGTGGGTGAGCAGAAGGGCCTGCTTGGAGTGAGTGTATCCCCTTTAACAGATTCAAATGAACAGCTGGAGGGAACTGAGGTGATGCTGGTCTAGCGTCAGTGTGTCAAAGCTGTGTACTAGTCTGTAacatcatccccctgtacttggcatTGTTGAGGCTGCACCAGTTCTGGGTCTCTTGATACAACAGAAACATGGAGGTGCTTGAGGGTTCCAGAGATGGGCaatggagcaggggaagagccTGGAAtgcaagtgtgatgaggaataGCTGagggactggggggggggggggtggggagggatttaatgtgaagaagagaaagctcaggtgGACCTTATAGtgctctacaactgcctgacaggaggatgtagtgaggtggggatcAGTCTCTGCTCCTAAGGAACAAGGGGTGGAACAAGAGGAAATAGCCTTAAGCTGCatcagggcaggtttagatagAGCTGAGGAGCAATTTGTTCCCCAAAGGgcgctcaggcattggaacaggctgcccagggcagggctgcaggcactgtccctgcaagtgttcccAAACCGTGTGGCTGAGTCCCTCAGTGTGTGagttagtggtggatttggcagtgctgggataatGGTTGGGTGTGATGATCTTAAAggacttttccaacctggttgattctgtgattccatggtTCTACTCACGGGTCTCTGTAGGTAGTGGAGcgacttctgctgctgcctatGGACTACTGGAGCCAGCTGATGATGGTGGAGCAAGAAAACATTGACCCAGCACATGTAATTGAGAATGTCAATGCCTACTCCACACCACAGACACCAGACGTTAAAGGTAACCCCTGAGTTCTGCTTTACTACTTACTGGCTGTGCAACTGCAGTTGTAAAAATAATGCCCCTCAGTCAGAGCTGCTTGGGACTCTGGAGCATTCCTGCATGCTTcatggaggaagagggaagaagaacATGCCAGGAAAACACTAGCGTTGCCTAGTAGTTTTGGCAGATGCTAGGGAATGTCTAATGTTCCTTGCATGGCAATGAACACTTCAGCTGTCCCCATGTTGCTCACTTCAATGCCTCTTTTTTGGCAGTGAGCATACTTGGGCCCCTCACTACTCCAGAGCACCAGCTCTCCAAGACTCCATCATCCAGCTCCCTGTCCCAGAGGGTCCGCTCTACCTTCAGCAAAACCACCCCCAAGTAAGTGCCAGTG
This genomic window from Lathamus discolor isolate bLatDis1 chromosome 23, bLatDis1.hap1, whole genome shotgun sequence contains:
- the RACGAP1 gene encoding rac GTPase-activating protein 1 codes for the protein MEMETVVLNLRTLCNQFERQAEVLSEGNEYKFIQLAKNFEEYRRKWQETEHELVRYKDLLMKTEAERSALDVKLKHARNQVDVEIKRRQKAEMDCEKLERQIQLIRELLMCDASGSIQLSEEQKSALAFLNKQQVSTGGSGNKRLSTIDESGSFLSDISFDKTDESLDWDSSVVKAVRLKRREKRRSSRQFIEGPPCPQKKTRSIGSTVDKGNESIVAKTTLMVPNDGGPIEAISTIQTVPYNVKTRRKSGPLQPWSSESSIGSKQLESKPETDGSGTPQNNGGVRLHDFVSKTVIKPESCVPCGKRVKFGKISLKCRDCRVVAHPECRDRCPLPCIPTLTGTPVRIGEGTLMDFVPSTPPMIPSIIVHCVNEIEQRGLHETGLYRVSGCDKTVRELKEKFLRAKNVPLLSKVDDIHAICGLLKDFLRSLKEPLLTFRLNKTFMEAAEISDEDNSIAAMYQAVGELPQANRDTLAFLMIHLQRVAQSPETKMDIANLAKVFGPTIVAHAVPDPDPLMLLQDTKRQPKVVERLLLLPMDYWSQLMMVEQENIDPAHVIENVNAYSTPQTPDVKVSILGPLTTPEHQLSKTPSSSSLSQRVRSTFSKTTPKFGSKGKSTTQLGHQGNFFASPMLK